One part of the Anopheles merus strain MAF chromosome 3L, AmerM5.1, whole genome shotgun sequence genome encodes these proteins:
- the LOC121598988 gene encoding uncharacterized protein LOC121598988, with amino-acid sequence MPKASKEAEKMVPWIRIYQDRLAGLEQFEEFMVNYVDAQRCELSSQLLSLEEAKKTYESVREKLLLEYDECDEIQLRSERKEFQRKYHKVKGFLLEKQGRDESVRPIANSTMTNTMFSSSQVRLPKIELPTFSGDSTQWMSFKDRFESMVHEVVELSEVMKLQYLLASLRGDVARQFEHVQLVGENYSSTWKALLKRFDDEKKLKREYFKALMDLQPMAAATPEELTRIVNESRRLVRGMERLKEPVSKWATPLTSLVRCKIHQDTLMAYEIFAADMEDNFDDLMEFCEKRIKILNNTVTDGTNRISTKAANDLISSRAENNVQRKKGTKPNATLVCASQAHKAVIKCCIVCQGDHPVARCPSFERLSGTERQEVVKKNALCFNCLTKNHRSIFCRSSTRCEKCKGRHHMLLCTRNAVPTPPSREETINATTHVKAAKEQMVWLSTARVLVCNEHGEEMIARALLDQGSQSNFISEQLVQQLRLRKRRLARPLSGIAAVEVKAVSVVTAIVKSRVAEFAATLDCLVLPRVTSDFPFRTKNTERWNMPVGVTLADPTFFRSDKIDMLIGGELFAELLQQGQLRIAPHLPKLLETSFGWIVSGKEENQHDTSMNNQMACSCINEEEDLSSLLEKLVSLEAIPEDRILSSDDQECERWYQESTKRTEEGRYIVQLPKVSNFMHKLGDSRPIAKKRFTALERRMRNDANLSEAYKRFMSEYLELGHMSKVCLYDEDELKENTPCFYLPHHAVWKADSTTTKCRVVFDASCKCRTGHSLNDLLLAGPRLQEDIEPILLRFRMKAVAMVADIEKMYRQVLVSESDRSLQRILWREDSSRPIAVYQLNTVTYGTTCAPYLAIRTLRKIFEDHENEFPMAKTWYDDFYVDDLLSGAETEAEAIHIRDQVIEMMDRAGFKLRKWASNRASALDGLPNEELAQPEQKERSLDTKPISTLGLTWDPKTDRLRVRVPCVDVSKPPTKSQVMGSIAKIYDPLGFVDPIKMVAKLFMQRLWTLKEADGSMWPWDKELPEVLQKQWATFCSHLGELNNVSVPRFTNPTMSDNLQYHIFCDASEKGYGACAYLRCKTEEVCVANLLVSKSKVAPLAKRLTIARLELCAALLASNLYNFIRKARLPEAPCYLWTDSMTTWYWITSPHQGWKTFVANRTAKIQSLTKGCQWRHVPGIENPADLVSRGCQPAALVECQLWWSGPSWLIKNEDEWPRSACTKPAEATEEERTTAALVSTEVQSGWDELFSKYSTYSKLRRVVGYCVRFLDNVRKGSKTKKRGLVIERLTSEEIQESEKMLCRMAQMDGFAQEMKELKAGRGVARSSAVRVCDPWIDEEGLMRVNGRLRHAETSHSMKYPIIIPKGHMLAKLLAYYCHIKYHHAGPQMMLSTLRQEFWIIGARSVVKTIYNRCIRCFRCNPKSTEQPMGDLPKCRVSQAKPFAVSGVDYCGPVFLKGSHRRAAPVKAFIAVFVCFVTRAVHLELVSDLSTPAFLAALRRFIARRGKVTEIHSDNGTNFKGAANELNKLYELFNSTDHQQSIWAWTSEQQILPGHLRRCVLYGGSA; translated from the coding sequence ATGCcgaaagcatcgaaagaagcagaaaaaatggTGCCGTGGATAAGAATTTACCAAGATCGATTGGCAGGCCTAGAGCAATTTGAAGAGTTTATGGTTAATTACGTGGATGCACAACGTTGTGAATTAAGTAGTCAGCTTTTGTCCTTGGAAGAGGCAAAAAAGACTTATGAAAGCGTGCGGGAAAAGTTGTTATTGGAGTATGATGAGTGTGATGAGATACAGTTAAGAAGTGAGAGGAAGGAGTTTCAAAGAAAATATCACaaagtgaagggttttctgTTAGAAAAACAAGGACGAGATGAAAGTGTACGACCGATCGCGAACAGTACTATGACGAACACAATGTTTTCGAGTTCACAAGTGCGTTTACCGAAAATAGAGCTTCCTACGTTTAGTGGTGATAGTACGCAATGGATGAGCTTTAAGGATCGTTTTGAATCGATGGTGCACGAGGTGGTGGAGTTGTCTGAGGTTATGAAGCTGCAATATTTACTGGCGTCGCTGAGAGGAGATGTAGCTCGacaatttgaacatgttcaactTGTGGGGGAGAACTATTCGAGTACATGGAAGGCGCTTTTGAAGCGTTTCGATGATGAAAAGAAGCTGAAGCGCGAGTATTTTAAGGCGCTCATGGATCTTCAACcaatggcagcagcaacacccgAAGAGTTGACTCGAATCGTTAATGAATCTCGACGGTTGGTGCGGGGAATGGAACGACTAAAGGAGCCAGTATCAAAATGGGCAACACCTTTAACAAGTCTGGTAAGATGCAAAATTCATCAGGATACGTTAATGGCATACGAAATCTTTGCAGCTGACATGGAAGACAATTTTGATGACCTGATGGAATTCTGTGAAAAGAGGATAAAGATCTTGAACAACACCGTTACCGATGGGACCAACAGAATATCTACAAAAGCAGCTAATGATCTCATTTCAAGTCGTGCAGAGAACAACGTGCAGAGAAAGAAGGGAACGAAGCCGAACGCAACTTTAGTATGTGCGAGCCAAGCACACAAGGCCGTTATAAAATGTTGCATTGTATGCCAGGGTGATCATCCAGTAGCAAGGTGTCCATCATTTGAGCGGCTCTCAGGAACAGAACGCCAGGAAGTAGTCAAAAAGAATGCACTATGCTTCAATTGCTTGACTAAAAATCATCGATCTATTTTCTGCCGTTCATCAACAAGATGTGAGAAATGCAAGGGACGTCATCATATGTTATTATGTACTCGTAATGCCGTTCCAACCCCACCGAGTCGAGAAGAAACCATAAACGCTACAACGCATGTAAAGGCTGCCAAGGAGCAGATGGTCTGGTTGTCGACAGCACGAGTTTTAGTGTGCAATGAACATGGCGAGGAGATGATTGCTAGAGCATTATTAGATCAAGGTTCCCAGTCAAATTTTATCAGTGAGCAATTAGTGCAGCAGTTGAGACTGAGAAAACGACGACTGGCAAGACCATTATCGGGAATCGCAGCGGTAGAAGTAAAGGCTGTATCCGTTGTGACAGCAATCGTCAAGTCACGTGTAGCTGAGTTTGCCGCAACGCTTGATTGTTTGGTACTACCAAGGGTGACATCGGATTTTCCTTTCCGCACGAAAAACACGGAAAGGTGGAATATGCCGGTAGGAGTAACGTTAGCGGATCCAACATTCTTCCGTAGTGATAAGATTGATATGCTGATTGGAGGAGAGCTGTTTGCTGAGCTGTTGCAACAAGGGCAGTTACGTATTGCCCCACATTTGCCTAAGTTACTGGAGACGAGTTTTGGTTGGATAGTCAGCGGTAAAGAAGAGAATCAGCATGATACCAGCATGAACAACCAGATGGCATGTTCCTGCatcaatgaagaagaagacttgAGCAGCTTGTTGGAGAAACTGGTGAGTTTGGAAGCTATACCTGAAGATCGAATTCTTTCCAGCGATGACCAGGAATGCGAGAGATGGTACCAAGAATCTACCAAACGAACAGAAGAGGGAAGATACATCGTTCAGCTTCCAAAGGTCAGTAATTTTATGCACAAGCTGGGAGATTCACGACCAATAGCTAAGAAACGGTTTACTGCGTTGGAACGTCGTATGAGGAATGATGCAAATTTGAGCGAAGCATATAAAAGGTTCATGTCTGAGTATTTGGAGTTAGGACATATGAGCAAGGTTTGCTTGTATGACGAAGACGAGTTGAAGGAAAATACACCATGTTTTTATCTTCCACATCATGCTGTGTGGAAAGCAGATAGTACTACAACTAAATGCCGAGTGGTTTTTGATGCATCTTGTAAATGCAGGACAGGTCACAGCTTAAATGATCTCCTGTTAGCAGGACCTAGGTTGCAAGAGGACATAGAGCCAATATTACTGCGTTTCAGAATGAAAGCAGTCGCAATGGTTGCAGACATTGAGAAGATGTATAGACAAGTCCTAGTGTCGGAGAGTGACAGAAGTCTTCAGCGAATCTTATGGAGGGAAGATAGCAGTCGTCCAATTGCCGTTTATCAACTGAACACGGTTACATATGGAACTACATGTGCTCCATACTTGGCAATACGCACATTAAGGAAGATATTTGAAGACCATGAGAATGAATTTCCAATGGCAAAGACATGGTATGATGACTTTTATGTCGACGATTTGCTGTCAGGAGCAGAAACAGAGGCAGAAGCGATACACATTCGTGATCAAGTGATAGAAATGATGGATCGAGCAGGTTTCAAGTTGAGAAAGTGGGCATCCAATCGTGCATCAGCTTTAGACGGATTACCCAATGAAGAGTTGGCTCAACCTGAACAGAAGGAGAGGAGTCTCGATACGAAACCCATAAGCACGTTAGGTTTAACTTGGGACCCAAAGACAGATCGATTGAGGGTACGAGTTCCCTGTGTAGATGTATCGAAGCCACCGACAAAAAGTCAAGTGATGGGAAGTATTGCCAAGATATACGATCCATTAGGTTTTGTGGACCCTATAAAGATGGTGGCAAAACTTTTTATGCAACGGTTGTGGACGTTGAAGGAGGCAGACGGATCAATGTGGCCATGGGACAAGGAGTTACCAGAAGTATTGCAGAAGCAATGGGCTACGTTTTGCAGCCATTTGGGAGAGTTGAATAACGTAAGTGTTCCACGATTTACCAATCCTACGATGAGTGACAATTTACAATACCACATTTTCTGTGATGCATCGGAGAAAGGATATGGGGCATGTGCGTATTTGAGGTGCAAGACAGAAGAAGTATGTGTGGCTAATCTGCTTGTATCTAAGTCCAAGGTGGCGCCTCTCGCGAAACGACTTACAATTGCAAGACTGGAGCTTTGTGCAGCATTGTTGGCGAGCAACTTATACAATTTTATTAGAAAAGCGAGATTGCCGGAAGCACCATGCTATCTTTGGACGGATTCGATGACCACATGGTATTggatcacctcacctcatcaAGGTTGGAAAACGTTTGTGGCAAATAGGACGGCAAAAATCCAGTCTCTTACTAAAGGATGCCAGTGGAGGCATGTCCCAGGCATTGAAAATCCCGCGGATTTGGTATCGAGAGGATGTCAGCCAGCAGCCTTAGTGGAGTGCCAGCTATGGTGGTCGGGGCCATCGTGgctaataaaaaatgaagatgAGTGGCCAAGATCAGCATGTACTAAACCAGCAGAAGCGACAGAAGAAGAGAGGACAACAGCTGCATTGGTGTCAACTGAAGTTCAGAGTGGTTGGGATGAACTCTTTTCTAAATATTCTACATACAGTAAACTTCGTCGAGTTGTGGGATACTGTGTACGGTTTTTAGACAACGTAAGGAAAGGCTCCAAAACGAAGAAGAGAGGGCTTGTGAttgaacgtcttactagcgaGGAAATACAAGAGTCAGAAAAGATGCTGTGTAGAATGGCACAAATGGATGGATTTGCCCAAGAGATGAAGGAGTTGAAAGCCGGAAGGGGAGTGGCCCGTTCCTCAGCAGTACGAGTATGTGATCCATGGATTGATGAGGAAGGTCTGATGCGCGTGAATGGCAGACTACGGCATGCGGAAACAAGCCATTCGATGAAGTACCCGATAATCATTCCGAAAGGACATATGTTGGCAAAATTGCTGGCATACTATTGCCACATAAAGTATCATCATGCAGGCCCACAAATGATGCTATCTACATTGCGTCAGGAATTTTGGATCATCGGTGCAAGGTCAGTGGTCAAGACGATTTATAATCGGTGCATTAGATGTTTTAGGTGCAACCCGAAATCTACTGAACAACCGATGGGAGATTTGCCGAAATGTAGAGTTTCCCAAGCAAAGCCGTTTGCAGTATCTGGTGTCGACTATTGTGGTCCAGTGTTCTTGAAGGGGAGCCATCGGCGAGCAGCTCCAGTGAAGGCGTTtattgcagtgtttgtgtgttttgttacacGCGCAGTACACCTGGAATTGGTGTCCGACCTAAGCACACCAGCGTTTCTGGCAGCATTACGGAGATTTATCGCTAGAAGAGGAAAGGTAACGGAAATTCATTCTGACAATGGTACCAACTTCAAAGGAGCAGCGAATGAGTTGAATAAGTTGTATGAGCTCTTCAACTCTACTGATCATCAACAAAGTATTTGGGCCTGGACATCTGAACAGCAGATTCTGCCTGGACATCTAAGACGATGTGTTCTATACGGTGGTTCAGCTTAG
- the LOC121599848 gene encoding uncharacterized protein LOC121599848, which yields MFPDSQIAAKLEMGRTKLAYLITFGLTPYFTNEIFKQLDVCSEIVIGFDETLNKVSQRQQMDVSVRFWNENKEQVECRYIGSAFLDSSRAVDLLNGLKQCTERKPALLNNVIQLSMDGPNVNWRLMKDLCEELRNLRGVPSFDLLNIGSCGLHAIHNAFKNGMKHTEWNIDEFLTSLYYLFKDFPLRRADYKETTGSNLFPLKFCPIRWVENLNVAERASKMIPYLKVYVAAVKNQRDKKLKEGHHSFKRSFAAVAQSRPFALIEKTISDEMLSPKLAFFISSAGCVEPFLREFQCDAPMAPFLFDELSSITHSIMSKVLKSEYLNVKAKAITNIELKDNNTLPTSQVDIGFGVKAAIKTIMTSGKISEKVILQFKNDCKAYYIAFLTKICDRSPL from the coding sequence ATGTTTCCGGACAGCCAAATTGCCGCCAAGCTCGAGATGGGACGCACAAAACTTGCGTATCTAATAACTTTTGGTCTGACACCTTATTTCACAAACGAAATATTTAAGCAACTTGATGTATGTTCCGAAATAGTAATTGGTTTCGATGAAACATTGAACAAAGTTTCACAACGCCAACAGATGGATGTTAGTGTGAGAttttggaatgaaaataaGGAACAGGTAGAATGTCGATACATTGGATCAGCGTTTTTAGATTCTTCTCGTGCAGTTGATCTCCTTAACGGATTGAAACAGTGCACAGAAAGAAAGCCTGCTCTACTGAATAACGTGATTCAGCTAAGCATGGACGGACCGAATGTAAATTGGCGTTTAATGAAGGACTTATGCGAAGAACTTCGAAATCTGCGTGGGGTACCATCTTTTGATTTATTAAACATAGGTAGTTGCGGCTTACATGCTATTCAtaatgcttttaaaaatgGTATGAAGCACACTGAATGGAACATTGACGAGTTTTTGACATCCCTCTATTATTTGTTCAAAGACTTTCCGTTGCGCCGTGCAGATTATAAAGAAACTACCGGATCCAATTTATTCCCACTGAAATTTTGTCCTATTCGATGGGTTGAAAATTTGAATGTGGCTGAGCGTGCATCTAAAATGATTCCTTATTTGAAAGTCTATGTGGCTGCGGTCAAAAACCAACGTGACAAAAAACTCAAGGAAGGTCACCATTCTTTCAAAAGGAGTTTTGCTGCAGTTGCTCAGTCTAGGCCATTCGCTTTAATAGAAAAGACCATTTCTGATGAAATGTTGAGCCCAAAACTtgccttttttatttcctcaGCTGGATGTGTGGAACCCTTTTTGCGAGAATTTCAATGTGATGCTCCTATGGCgccatttttgtttgatgagTTATCTTCAATTACCCATTCTATAATGAGTAAGGTTTTAAAATCGGAATACTTAAATGTAAAAGCTAAAGCGATTACCAATATTGAGCTCAAAGATAACAACACACTACCGACATCGCAAGTTGATATAGGCTTTGGAGTCAAAGCGgcaattaaaacaataatgaCAAGTGGAAAAATATCTGAAAAGGTGATCCTTCAGTTTAAGAACGATTGTAAAGCTTATTATATtgcatttttaacaaaaatttgtGACCGTTCTCCACTGTGA